The Myxococcaceae bacterium JPH2 genome has a window encoding:
- the bioF gene encoding 8-amino-7-oxononanoate synthase: protein MSGGVTAAWARADLETLSARGLRRYVEPLDSPQGPVVRLGGETLINFSSNDYLGLASSAPVREAARLAVEHLGLGTGASRLVVGDTPAHHRLEARLAAFERAEAVLLFNSGYAANTGILPALVGPEDAVFSDALNHASLVDGCRLSRARVVVYPHADVSALRDALARTEARRKLVVTDTVFSMDGDVAPLAELVEACEAHGAALMVDEAHATGVLGARGAGLCEELGLEDRVDLRMGTLSKSLGGMGAYVATSRAVVDLLISRARPFIFSTALPAALCAAAEAAVDMVEGVPDLRAQLWRNIRRFAEGLRALGLPAETRSAIFPVVLGEPERALDAARRLRERGILVKAIRPPTVPEGTSRLRFCLSAGHTMGHLDLALDALRAVGVFHG from the coding sequence ATGAGTGGTGGAGTGACGGCGGCATGGGCCCGCGCGGACCTGGAGACTCTCTCCGCCCGCGGGCTGCGTCGCTACGTGGAGCCGCTCGACTCGCCGCAGGGCCCGGTGGTGCGGCTGGGCGGCGAGACGCTGATCAACTTCTCCTCGAATGACTACCTGGGGCTGGCGTCGTCGGCCCCGGTGCGCGAGGCGGCGCGGCTCGCGGTGGAGCACCTGGGCCTGGGCACGGGCGCCAGCCGGCTGGTGGTGGGGGACACGCCCGCGCACCATCGACTGGAGGCGCGGCTGGCCGCCTTCGAGCGCGCCGAGGCGGTGCTCCTCTTCAACTCCGGCTATGCGGCCAACACGGGCATCCTCCCCGCGCTGGTGGGGCCCGAGGACGCGGTGTTCTCGGACGCGCTCAACCACGCGTCGCTGGTGGATGGCTGTCGCCTGTCCCGCGCGCGCGTCGTCGTCTATCCGCACGCGGACGTGTCCGCGCTCCGCGACGCCCTGGCGCGCACGGAGGCGCGGCGCAAGCTGGTGGTCACCGACACGGTGTTCTCCATGGACGGAGACGTGGCGCCGCTCGCCGAGCTGGTGGAGGCATGCGAGGCCCATGGCGCGGCCCTGATGGTGGACGAGGCCCACGCCACGGGCGTGCTGGGCGCTCGGGGCGCGGGCCTGTGCGAGGAGCTGGGCCTGGAGGACCGGGTGGACCTGCGGATGGGCACGCTGAGCAAGTCGCTGGGCGGCATGGGGGCCTACGTGGCCACGTCGCGCGCGGTGGTGGACCTGCTCATCAGCCGGGCGCGGCCGTTCATCTTCTCCACCGCGCTGCCCGCCGCGCTGTGCGCCGCCGCCGAGGCCGCGGTGGACATGGTGGAGGGCGTGCCCGACTTGCGTGCGCAGCTCTGGCGCAACATCCGCCGCTTCGCCGAGGGGCTGCGCGCGCTGGGGCTCCCGGCGGAGACGCGCAGCGCCATCTTCCCGGTCGTCCTGGGCGAGCCCGAGAGGGCGCTCGACGCCGCCCGCCGTCTGCGCGAGCGCGGCATCCTGGTGAAGGCCATCCGTCCGCCCACCGTCCCCGAGGGGACGAGCCGCCTGCGCTTCTGCCTGTCCGCGGGCCACACGATGGGGCACCTGGACCTGGCGCTGGACGCGCTGCGCGCGGTGGGGGTGTTCCATGGCTAA
- the bioB gene encoding biotin synthase BioB: MSESASESFHGHAHHVAAPPPGVTVRHDWSLAEIRALYDLPLLELVFRAQTVHRAVFQENKVQLCSLLSIKTGGCPEDCAYCPQAARYKTGVQAEKLMSVPEVLKSASQAREAGATRFCMGAAWREVKDGPQFDSVLEMVRGVRAMGMEACATLGMVSDAQARRLKDAGLTAYNHNLDTSSEHYEDIISTRTYQDRLNTLARVRDAGISVCCGGIIGMGESVDDRCNLLRTLANQEMHPESVPINALVPVAGTPLAEQKRVESIEMVRTIATARILMPQSMVRLSAGRMQMNEEAQLLCMMAGANSLFFGEKLLTTGNPQYTQDMALLEKAGIRPLEPRQEP, from the coding sequence ATGTCCGAGTCCGCCAGCGAGTCCTTCCACGGCCATGCCCACCACGTCGCCGCGCCGCCCCCGGGCGTGACCGTGCGTCACGACTGGTCGCTCGCCGAGATTCGCGCGCTCTATGACCTGCCGCTGCTGGAGCTGGTGTTCCGGGCGCAGACGGTGCACCGGGCCGTGTTCCAGGAGAACAAGGTCCAGCTGTGCTCGCTCCTGTCCATCAAGACGGGCGGGTGCCCGGAGGACTGCGCGTACTGCCCGCAGGCGGCGCGCTACAAGACGGGCGTCCAGGCGGAGAAGCTGATGTCGGTGCCGGAGGTGCTCAAGTCCGCGTCGCAGGCGCGCGAGGCCGGCGCCACCCGCTTCTGCATGGGCGCGGCCTGGCGCGAGGTGAAGGACGGCCCGCAGTTCGACAGCGTGCTGGAGATGGTGCGCGGCGTGCGCGCGATGGGCATGGAGGCCTGCGCCACGCTGGGCATGGTGTCCGACGCGCAGGCTCGGCGCCTCAAGGACGCAGGGCTCACCGCGTACAACCACAACCTGGACACGTCCTCCGAGCACTACGAGGACATCATCTCCACGCGCACGTACCAGGACCGGCTGAACACGCTGGCGCGCGTGCGTGACGCGGGCATCTCCGTGTGCTGCGGTGGCATCATCGGCATGGGCGAGTCCGTGGACGACCGCTGCAACCTGCTGCGCACGCTGGCCAATCAGGAGATGCACCCGGAGTCGGTGCCCATCAACGCGCTGGTCCCCGTGGCGGGCACGCCGCTGGCCGAGCAGAAGCGCGTCGAGTCCATCGAGATGGTGCGCACCATCGCCACCGCGCGCATCCTCATGCCGCAGTCCATGGTGCGCCTGTCCGCCGGCCGCATGCAGATGAACGAGGAGGCCCAGCTGCTTTGCATGATGGCGGGCGCCAACTCGCTCTTCTTCGGCGAGAAGCTGCTGACCACCGGCAACCCCCAGTACACGCAGGACATGGCGCTCCTGGAGAAGGCCGGCATCCGGCCGCTGGAGCCCCGACAGGAGCCGTGA
- a CDS encoding pyridoxal phosphate-dependent aminotransferase, translating into MSRFSLRTDFPRAPNALTEAHAARQARGLPLLDLTESNPTRVGLPAPDVDLLSLPGGLGYAPEPLGLTSARHAVAESWLARGAHVSAEHILLSASTSETYGWLLKLLCEPGDTVLVPAPCYPLVDVLARLEGVQTRAYRLPQAHGFGLDAGAVEAACDARTRAVVVVNPGNPTGHFLHEGELAALADVCARRGLALICDEVFSEFPWDDEPDRVPTVAGRALPCLTFALGGLSKSVGLPGLKVGWTHVGGPEPLRDEALARLEWVADAFLSVNTPAQHAVPALLAHAPCFQQALRERVLANRARLLAARPRGATWDVVRAHGGWNAVLRVPAEPGEEAACLALLDAGVRVQPGYFYDFEGGAFLVLSLLAPPERFTAALQVLVDGLGRMFPAG; encoded by the coding sequence GTGAGCCGCTTCTCCCTCCGAACGGACTTCCCCCGAGCGCCCAACGCGCTCACCGAGGCCCACGCGGCGCGACAGGCGCGCGGGCTTCCACTCCTGGACCTCACCGAGTCCAACCCCACGCGCGTGGGCCTGCCCGCGCCCGACGTGGACCTCCTGTCGCTCCCCGGGGGCCTGGGCTATGCCCCGGAGCCCCTGGGCCTGACCTCCGCCCGTCACGCCGTGGCGGAGTCCTGGCTCGCGCGCGGCGCTCACGTGTCCGCCGAGCACATCCTCCTGTCCGCGAGCACCAGCGAGACCTACGGCTGGCTCCTCAAGCTCCTGTGCGAGCCCGGGGACACCGTGCTCGTGCCCGCGCCGTGCTACCCCCTGGTGGACGTCCTCGCGAGACTGGAGGGCGTCCAGACGCGTGCCTATCGCCTGCCGCAAGCGCATGGCTTCGGCCTGGACGCGGGCGCGGTGGAGGCCGCGTGCGATGCGCGCACCCGCGCCGTGGTGGTGGTGAACCCCGGCAACCCCACCGGCCACTTCCTGCACGAGGGAGAACTCGCCGCGCTCGCGGACGTCTGCGCGCGCCGAGGCCTGGCGCTCATCTGCGACGAGGTCTTCTCCGAGTTCCCCTGGGACGACGAGCCGGACCGCGTGCCCACCGTGGCGGGCCGCGCGCTGCCCTGCCTCACCTTCGCGCTCGGTGGGCTGTCCAAGTCCGTGGGCCTGCCCGGCCTCAAGGTGGGCTGGACGCACGTGGGCGGCCCCGAGCCACTGCGTGACGAAGCCCTGGCCCGATTGGAGTGGGTGGCGGACGCGTTCCTGTCCGTGAACACGCCCGCGCAACACGCCGTGCCCGCGCTCCTGGCCCACGCGCCTTGCTTCCAACAGGCGCTGCGTGAGCGGGTGCTCGCGAACCGCGCGCGACTGCTCGCCGCAAGGCCACGCGGGGCGACCTGGGACGTGGTGCGAGCGCACGGCGGCTGGAACGCGGTGCTGCGCGTGCCCGCCGAGCCCGGGGAAGAGGCCGCGTGCCTCGCGCTGCTCGACGCGGGCGTGCGAGTCCAACCGGGATACTTCTACGACTTCGAGGGCGGTGCCTTCCTGGTGCTCTCGCTGCTGGCGCCGCCCGAGCGCTTCACCGCCGCGCTCCAGGTCCTCGTGGACGGGCTCGGGCGGATGTTCCCGGCGGGGTAG
- the bioD gene encoding dethiobiotin synthase codes for MAKAPFQVFVTGTDTGVGKTQVSRALLSLLADAGVQPQGFKPYESGCESLKHPADALALREAAGSTLPVEAVCPHRFRAPLAPGIAAHRLGREPDFRVTLAAWERLRTGPVVVEGAGGLFVPLDAKHDVIDLIQVLRLPVVLVARAGLGTLNHVALSLEALAAREVPVRAVVLSRSTAARDPSERDNRQFLEARHGVPVLGPVPYLEDARARHAAFRRALRPLVSERARGR; via the coding sequence ATGGCTAAGGCTCCGTTCCAGGTCTTCGTCACCGGCACCGACACGGGCGTGGGCAAGACGCAGGTGTCGCGCGCGCTCCTGTCGTTGTTGGCGGACGCGGGCGTGCAGCCCCAGGGCTTCAAGCCCTACGAGAGCGGCTGCGAGTCGCTGAAGCACCCCGCGGACGCGCTGGCGCTGCGCGAGGCGGCGGGCAGCACGCTGCCGGTGGAGGCCGTGTGTCCGCACCGCTTCCGCGCGCCGCTGGCCCCGGGCATCGCCGCGCACCGCCTGGGGCGGGAGCCGGACTTCCGCGTCACGCTCGCCGCCTGGGAGCGGCTGCGCACCGGGCCCGTGGTGGTGGAGGGCGCGGGCGGTCTGTTCGTGCCGCTGGACGCCAAGCACGACGTCATCGACCTCATCCAGGTGCTGCGCCTGCCCGTGGTGCTGGTGGCGCGCGCGGGCCTGGGCACGCTCAACCACGTCGCGCTGTCGCTGGAGGCGCTGGCCGCGCGCGAGGTGCCGGTGCGCGCGGTGGTGCTGTCGCGTTCCACGGCCGCGCGTGATCCCTCCGAACGCGACAACCGCCAGTTTTTGGAAGCGCGTCACGGCGTTCCGGTCCTGGGACCGGTGCCTTACCTGGAGGATGCGCGCGCGCGCCACGCCGCGTTCCGTCGCGCGCTCCGCCCGCTGGTGAGCGAACGCGCGCGAGGCCGATAA
- a CDS encoding ABC transporter substrate-binding protein, whose translation MRALGFMAVGAVLFAGCSFTTAGGLTECETSADCGANRVCTQGYCLPQPDGCDRVLGATTVANAIPLGAVLPITTSEGTDESEEQDLNALKLALDEVNQLEGVGGRRFVLYVCDSHADTDRAKTQAQWMVGDKGVSAIFTSGSAQTISISSITIPKGVLLMSYTATSAAISNLSDKNGGSTGLVWRTTPSDVLQGRVIADILQGRITINDPAGTFTPPTKVGVAYVNDAYGQGLYSALLDRFQPKQVPGVQYPRNGDVAAAVTQLVTEKANLTVLAGFPEDNTRIINQAVSAGLTQAAGYRWFFTDANKTSDLFPALGNNKTEVAGAYGTTPATERPNDSVYSLFAARFKTATNKEAGQYSYTAHAYDAMYLVALGHAYAVGPDINSPQPITGNRVAEGLTFVTPPAGASPAPPTYAIGPIQFTSARDEVRAGHVINVRGASGELDFDNAKGEAPSQYELWKIENNKFTTLQLITPQAD comes from the coding sequence ATGCGCGCGCTGGGATTCATGGCAGTGGGAGCGGTGCTGTTCGCCGGGTGCAGCTTCACGACGGCCGGCGGCCTCACGGAGTGCGAGACGAGCGCGGACTGCGGCGCCAACCGCGTGTGCACGCAGGGCTACTGCCTGCCGCAGCCGGACGGGTGCGACCGCGTGCTCGGCGCCACCACGGTGGCCAACGCCATCCCGCTGGGCGCCGTGCTGCCCATCACCACCAGCGAGGGCACGGACGAGTCCGAGGAGCAGGACCTCAACGCGCTCAAGCTCGCGCTGGATGAGGTGAACCAGTTGGAGGGCGTGGGCGGCCGCCGCTTCGTGCTCTACGTCTGTGACTCCCACGCGGACACGGACCGGGCCAAGACGCAGGCCCAGTGGATGGTGGGCGACAAGGGCGTGTCCGCCATCTTCACCTCGGGCAGCGCGCAGACCATCTCCATCAGCAGCATCACCATCCCCAAGGGCGTGCTGCTGATGAGCTACACCGCCACCAGCGCGGCCATCAGCAACCTGAGCGACAAGAACGGCGGCTCCACGGGCCTCGTGTGGCGCACCACGCCCTCGGACGTGCTCCAGGGCCGCGTCATCGCGGACATCCTCCAGGGCCGCATCACCATCAACGACCCGGCGGGGACGTTCACGCCGCCCACCAAGGTGGGCGTGGCCTACGTCAACGACGCGTACGGCCAGGGCCTCTACTCGGCCCTTCTGGACCGCTTCCAGCCCAAGCAGGTGCCGGGCGTGCAGTACCCGCGCAACGGCGACGTGGCCGCGGCGGTGACCCAGTTGGTCACGGAGAAGGCCAACCTGACGGTGCTCGCGGGCTTCCCCGAGGACAACACGCGCATCATCAACCAGGCGGTGAGCGCGGGGCTGACGCAGGCGGCGGGCTACCGGTGGTTCTTCACCGACGCGAACAAGACGTCGGACCTGTTCCCCGCGCTGGGCAACAACAAGACCGAGGTCGCGGGCGCCTACGGCACCACGCCGGCGACGGAGCGCCCCAACGACTCCGTCTATTCGCTGTTCGCCGCGCGCTTCAAGACGGCCACCAACAAGGAAGCGGGCCAGTACTCGTACACGGCCCACGCGTATGACGCCATGTACCTGGTGGCGTTGGGCCACGCGTACGCGGTGGGGCCGGACATCAACTCGCCGCAGCCCATCACCGGCAACCGCGTGGCGGAGGGGCTCACCTTCGTCACGCCGCCCGCGGGCGCGAGCCCCGCCCCGCCCACCTACGCCATCGGGCCCATCCAATTCACCTCCGCGCGCGACGAGGTGCGCGCAGGCCACGTCATCAACGTGCGCGGCGCCAGCGGCGAGCTGGACTTCGACAACGCCAAGGGCGAGGCCCCGTCGCAGTACGAGCTGTGGAAGATCGAGAACAACAAGTTCACGACCCTCCAGCTCATCACCCCGCAGGCGGACTGA
- the radA gene encoding DNA repair protein RadA, producing MAKAKTHYTCQACGYQSAKWLGKCPDCGAWSSLVEESEAKAEDKRPAWGASGGAAKPVLLQDVTGETEARRQTGIAEFDRVLGGGVVAGSLVLLGGDPGIGKSTLLLAALDRLARHGPVLYVSGEESLRQTKMRAERLRVESPAIHLFAETDAERILNAAEALKPQALVVDSIQTMYLPDLGNAPGSITQVREVAGRLMAFAKRSGVPTFIVGHVTKEGSIAGPRVLEHMVDTVLYFEGERGHPFRILRAHKNRFGSTNEIGVFEMKGAGLVEVPDPSALFLSERPTGKSGSVVTSTLNGTRPLLVEVQALVAPTGYGTARRTAIGVDGNRVALLAAVLEKKEEIPLVGCDLFVNVAGGMQLSEPACDLAVCAALVSSLQNRPLDGKTLVLGEVGLAGEVRAVGQVEARLAEAAKMGFQRAVLPLGSARRVEGSRLQLVGVETLGEALTAMFD from the coding sequence ATGGCGAAGGCGAAGACGCACTACACCTGCCAGGCGTGCGGGTATCAGTCGGCGAAGTGGCTCGGGAAGTGCCCGGACTGTGGCGCGTGGAGCTCCCTGGTGGAGGAGTCCGAGGCGAAGGCGGAGGACAAGCGCCCGGCCTGGGGCGCCTCGGGCGGTGCGGCGAAGCCGGTGCTGCTGCAGGACGTGACGGGGGAGACGGAGGCGCGGCGCCAGACGGGCATCGCCGAGTTCGACCGGGTGCTGGGCGGCGGCGTGGTGGCCGGCTCGCTCGTGCTCCTGGGCGGAGACCCCGGCATCGGCAAGTCCACGCTGCTGCTCGCGGCGTTGGACCGGCTGGCGCGCCACGGCCCGGTGCTCTACGTCTCGGGTGAAGAGAGCCTCCGCCAGACGAAGATGCGCGCCGAGCGCCTGCGCGTGGAGAGCCCCGCCATCCACCTGTTCGCGGAGACGGACGCGGAGCGCATCCTGAACGCGGCCGAGGCGCTCAAGCCCCAGGCACTGGTGGTGGACTCCATCCAGACCATGTACCTGCCGGACCTGGGCAACGCCCCGGGCAGCATCACCCAGGTGCGCGAGGTGGCCGGGCGGCTGATGGCCTTCGCCAAGCGCAGCGGCGTGCCCACCTTCATCGTGGGCCACGTCACGAAGGAAGGCTCCATCGCGGGCCCGCGCGTGCTGGAGCACATGGTGGACACCGTCCTCTACTTCGAGGGCGAGCGCGGCCACCCGTTCCGCATCCTGCGCGCGCACAAGAACCGCTTCGGCTCCACCAACGAGATTGGCGTCTTCGAGATGAAGGGCGCGGGCCTCGTGGAGGTTCCGGACCCCTCCGCCCTCTTCCTGTCCGAGCGCCCCACGGGCAAGTCCGGCAGCGTGGTGACGAGCACGCTCAACGGCACCCGGCCCCTGCTCGTGGAGGTCCAGGCGCTGGTGGCCCCCACCGGCTACGGCACCGCGCGGCGCACGGCCATCGGCGTGGACGGCAACCGCGTGGCGCTGCTGGCCGCCGTGCTGGAGAAGAAGGAGGAGATTCCCCTCGTGGGCTGCGACCTGTTCGTCAACGTCGCCGGCGGCATGCAGTTGAGCGAGCCCGCGTGCGACCTGGCCGTGTGCGCGGCGCTGGTCAGCAGCCTCCAGAACCGGCCGCTCGACGGCAAGACGCTGGTGCTGGGCGAAGTGGGGCTCGCGGGCGAGGTGCGCGCGGTGGGCCAGGTGGAGGCACGCCTCGCCGAGGCCGCGAAGATGGGCTTCCAGCGCGCCGTGCTGCCCCTGGGGAGCGCGCGCCGCGTGGAGGGCTCGCGACTCCAGCTCGTCGGCGTGGAGACGCTCGGCGAGGCGCTGACCGCCATGTTCGACTGA
- a CDS encoding phosphoenolpyruvate carboxykinase (GTP), translated as MATTQAAAVAQNAPTKNPTLLAWVAKMAAMTQPDRIVWCDGSEAEKKRMTEEAVKDGTLIPLNQEKRPGCYLHRSNPNDVARVEHLTFICTPNKTDAGPTNNWMEPDEAYTKLGQLFDGCMKGRTMYVVPYAMGPLGSPFTKIGVELTDSNYVVLNMRIMTRMGKAVLDLLGDSDDFNRGLHSTGDVNPDRRYICHFPQDNTIWSFGSGYGGNVLLGKKCLALRIGSYLGREEGWLAEHMLILGVTSPQGETTYVAAAFPSACGKTNFAMLIPPKEYKGWKIETVGDDIAWMRPGPDGRLYAINPEAGYFGVVPGTNYKTNPNAMETIAKDTLFTNVALTPDGDVWWEGKDGEVPEELTDWQGRPWKKGSAEKAAHPNSRFTAPMTNNPVLSAKSNDPMGVPISAIIFGGRRSNTVPLVLQAFNWTHGVFLGATMGSETTAAATGKVGVVRRDPMAMLPFCGYHMGDYLQHWLDMQKSIPQLPKIFQVNWFRQDKNGKFLWPGYGDNMRVLEWIVNRVHGRVPTQETLLGWVPRKDQGLNLQGLDVAPEAISEATSIKEDEWKTELKSQEVFFEQLGTKAPEALMLQRKLLMSRLGG; from the coding sequence ATGGCTACGACGCAAGCGGCCGCCGTGGCGCAAAACGCGCCCACGAAGAACCCCACGCTGCTGGCCTGGGTGGCCAAGATGGCGGCAATGACCCAGCCCGATCGCATCGTCTGGTGCGACGGTTCTGAGGCTGAGAAGAAGCGGATGACGGAGGAGGCCGTGAAGGACGGCACCCTCATCCCGCTGAACCAGGAGAAGCGCCCGGGCTGCTACCTGCACCGCTCCAACCCCAACGACGTGGCGCGCGTCGAGCACCTCACGTTCATCTGTACGCCCAACAAGACGGACGCGGGCCCCACCAACAACTGGATGGAGCCGGACGAGGCGTACACGAAGCTGGGCCAGCTCTTCGATGGCTGCATGAAGGGCCGCACCATGTACGTGGTGCCCTACGCCATGGGGCCGCTGGGCAGCCCGTTCACGAAGATTGGCGTGGAGCTGACGGACAGCAACTACGTGGTCCTCAACATGCGGATCATGACCCGCATGGGGAAGGCCGTGCTGGACCTGCTGGGCGACAGCGATGACTTCAACCGCGGCCTGCACAGCACCGGCGACGTGAACCCGGACCGCCGCTACATCTGCCACTTCCCCCAGGACAACACCATCTGGAGCTTCGGCTCTGGATATGGCGGCAACGTGCTCTTGGGCAAGAAATGCCTGGCGCTGCGCATCGGCAGCTACCTGGGCCGCGAGGAGGGCTGGCTCGCCGAGCACATGCTCATCCTCGGCGTCACCAGCCCCCAGGGCGAGACCACGTACGTGGCCGCGGCCTTCCCGTCCGCGTGTGGCAAGACCAACTTCGCCATGCTCATCCCGCCCAAGGAGTACAAGGGCTGGAAGATCGAGACCGTGGGCGATGACATCGCGTGGATGCGCCCGGGTCCGGATGGCCGCCTGTACGCCATCAACCCGGAGGCCGGCTATTTCGGCGTGGTCCCCGGCACCAACTACAAGACGAACCCCAACGCGATGGAGACCATCGCCAAGGACACCCTCTTCACCAACGTGGCGCTGACGCCCGACGGTGACGTGTGGTGGGAGGGCAAGGACGGCGAGGTCCCCGAGGAGCTCACCGACTGGCAGGGGCGGCCCTGGAAGAAGGGCAGCGCGGAGAAGGCGGCGCACCCGAACAGCCGCTTCACCGCGCCCATGACGAACAACCCGGTGCTGAGCGCCAAGTCCAACGACCCGATGGGCGTTCCCATCAGCGCCATCATCTTTGGCGGCCGTCGCTCCAACACCGTCCCGCTCGTGCTCCAGGCCTTCAACTGGACCCACGGCGTGTTCCTGGGCGCCACCATGGGCAGCGAGACGACCGCCGCCGCCACCGGCAAGGTGGGCGTGGTGCGCCGCGACCCCATGGCCATGCTGCCCTTCTGCGGCTACCACATGGGCGACTACCTCCAGCACTGGCTGGACATGCAGAAGTCCATCCCGCAGCTGCCGAAGATCTTCCAGGTCAACTGGTTCCGGCAGGACAAGAACGGCAAGTTCCTGTGGCCAGGCTACGGCGACAACATGCGCGTGCTCGAGTGGATCGTGAACCGCGTCCACGGCCGCGTGCCCACGCAGGAGACGCTGCTGGGCTGGGTGCCGCGCAAGGACCAGGGCCTCAACCTCCAGGGCCTGGACGTGGCCCCCGAGGCCATCTCCGAGGCCACCTCCATCAAGGAGGACGAGTGGAAGACCGAGCTGAAGAGCCAGGAAGTCTTCTTCGAGCAGCTCGGCACCAAGGCGCCCGAGGCGCTGATGCTCCAGCGCAAGCTGCTGATGTCCCGCCTGGGCGGGTAG